Proteins from one Ketobacter alkanivorans genomic window:
- a CDS encoding GlxA family transcriptional regulator: MIKVRILGFDYAFATSVVGVIDLLSTAGTAWNYFSGKHMEPKFDVQLSTRDGNPIRCLNNIVVNAHSRFDQIGDVDVILVPSIGGDVDKALQTNGELISLLKDYASRGTQIISNCTGAFFLAEAGILDGRKATTHWAHAERFKARYPKVQLVPEQLITTDGQVFCSGGGTAWFDMALYLIELYIDHETAIESAKAMVLDTGRHSQLSYFATHQNKYHSDETVKAVQEWIDEHYAEDFSLAWLAEQYAMSPRTLIRRFKTATGESPLAYLQTVRIEVAKKFLESSAQTIAEITQKVGYEDVSSFSKMFKRKVGLSPREYRGRFSKAAM; this comes from the coding sequence ATGATTAAAGTACGCATTCTCGGTTTTGACTATGCCTTTGCGACCTCTGTGGTTGGCGTGATTGATCTTTTATCCACCGCCGGCACAGCGTGGAACTATTTCAGCGGCAAGCACATGGAACCCAAATTTGATGTGCAGCTGTCCACCAGAGACGGTAACCCGATTCGTTGTTTGAACAATATTGTGGTGAATGCTCACAGTCGGTTTGATCAAATCGGTGACGTGGATGTTATCTTGGTGCCGTCCATTGGTGGTGATGTCGACAAGGCGCTGCAAACCAATGGCGAACTGATTAGCCTGTTAAAAGACTACGCCAGTCGAGGCACCCAAATCATCAGCAATTGCACCGGTGCATTCTTTCTGGCCGAAGCGGGTATTCTGGATGGCCGCAAGGCCACCACTCATTGGGCGCATGCAGAGCGCTTCAAAGCTCGCTACCCCAAAGTTCAGTTGGTGCCGGAGCAATTAATTACCACTGATGGCCAGGTGTTTTGCTCCGGCGGTGGCACCGCCTGGTTTGATATGGCGCTTTACCTGATCGAGCTGTATATCGACCACGAAACGGCAATCGAATCCGCCAAAGCCATGGTGCTGGATACCGGTCGACACTCCCAATTAAGCTATTTTGCCACCCATCAGAACAAGTATCACAGCGATGAAACCGTGAAAGCCGTGCAGGAGTGGATTGATGAACACTATGCCGAGGACTTTTCATTGGCCTGGCTGGCAGAACAATACGCCATGAGCCCCCGCACCTTGATTCGGCGATTTAAAACCGCCACAGGAGAATCTCCGCTGGCCTACCTGCAAACAGTTCGAATTGAGGTGGCAAAAAAGTTTTTGGAATCCAGCGCCCAAACGATCGCCGAGATCACTCAAAAAGTCGGTTATGAAGACGTTTCATCTTTTTCGAAGATGTTTAAGCGCAAAGTGGGGCTTTCACCCCGCGAATATCGTGGCCGCTTCAGCAAGGCTGCCATGTAA